In Treponema vincentii, a single window of DNA contains:
- the recO gene encoding DNA repair protein RecO — MSNRSWNTEALVLSVSSFSSDHRNVSLLVPQEHGCTIVPATLFGGARSKLRGMVSTYQSGQVWLYSNPIKNSNKITDFSVSAYRMELRESLARSWCAAVCSEITIKTCGTVNWQLVNAFLDGLCVSDDEGCERGLLRFLWRLLQTAGVVPDIFHCGTCGVEIARSAGVVTGSAEIVSVGARSGGRGITNAAGWGNGGVEIAADAEIATNAASCPTETCCTVYSPAEDECFCSSCRRFDAHTFPLSAEAFRYLYAVTEKAPGYSRHLPLSPAAYGELKRFLFFLTEKMAGAPLKTFQMGYV; from the coding sequence ATGAGTAACCGTTCTTGGAATACCGAGGCGCTTGTGCTGTCGGTTTCTTCTTTTAGCAGTGACCATCGGAACGTGTCGCTCCTTGTGCCGCAGGAGCACGGGTGTACGATTGTACCGGCAACCCTGTTCGGCGGCGCGCGGAGTAAACTGCGGGGGATGGTTTCTACCTATCAAAGCGGGCAAGTCTGGCTCTATTCAAACCCGATAAAAAATTCGAACAAAATTACCGATTTTTCAGTGAGCGCCTACCGGATGGAGCTGCGCGAAAGTTTAGCCCGCAGCTGGTGCGCCGCCGTGTGTAGCGAAATCACGATAAAGACCTGCGGTACGGTGAACTGGCAGCTGGTAAACGCTTTTTTGGATGGGCTGTGCGTGTCCGACGATGAAGGATGCGAGCGGGGACTCCTGCGCTTTTTATGGCGGCTATTGCAGACGGCAGGCGTTGTTCCCGATATATTCCACTGCGGCACGTGCGGCGTCGAGATTGCACGTAGCGCCGGGGTTGTAACCGGCAGTGCGGAAATTGTAAGCGTCGGTGCGAGGAGCGGCGGCAGGGGGATAACCAATGCTGCGGGTTGGGGGAACGGCGGCGTCGAAATTGCAGCCGACGCTGAAATTGCGACAAACGCCGCGTCCTGCCCGACGGAAACGTGCTGCACCGTGTATAGCCCCGCAGAGGATGAGTGCTTTTGCAGCTCCTGCCGCCGGTTCGATGCCCATACGTTTCCGCTTTCTGCAGAGGCTTTTAGGTATCTGTATGCCGTAACGGAAAAAGCTCCCGGCTATTCACGGCACTTGCCGCTCAGCCCCGCCGCTTATGGGGAGCTTAAGCGGTTCCTCTTCTTCTTAACCGAAAAGATGGCAGGGGCACCGCTCAAAACCTTTCAGATGGGGTATGTGTAA
- a CDS encoding DUF2812 domain-containing protein, which translates to MQKIKFFLDPISDLETWLNETAKKGYRLKAINNFVYNFEKTDKNYSYSTQFIGANSSSENDSYIQMLKENGTRVYRAPLNQGSIVFGKVRFRPYAHGDGKIANSFQGFNKEILVVENNGKEPQKLLTDNSDLAEHYKNIKNAYLQGFIIVFALFVFSAYKVYKSNFEVSKIILSGIIGLVTLIVASILYKAQKNYKKYKKESELTD; encoded by the coding sequence GATTTGGAAACATGGCTAAATGAAACGGCTAAAAAAGGTTATCGATTAAAGGCGATCAATAATTTCGTATATAATTTTGAAAAAACCGATAAAAATTATTCTTATTCTACACAATTTATAGGCGCAAACTCATCAAGCGAAAATGATAGCTATATACAAATGCTAAAAGAGAATGGAACAAGGGTGTATAGAGCTCCATTAAACCAAGGCAGCATAGTGTTTGGAAAAGTTAGATTTAGACCGTATGCACATGGTGATGGGAAAATAGCTAATTCTTTTCAAGGCTTTAATAAAGAAATACTCGTAGTAGAAAATAACGGAAAAGAACCGCAAAAATTGTTGACCGATAATTCCGATTTGGCAGAGCACTATAAAAATATCAAGAATGCTTATTTGCAAGGATTTATCATTGTTTTTGCATTGTTTGTATTTTCTGCGTATAAAGTATACAAAAGCAACTTTGAAGTCTCTAAAATTATTTTGAGTGGGATTATCGGGTTAGTTACATTGATAGTTGCAAGCATATTATACAAAGCACAAAAAAACTATAAAAAATATAAAAAGGAGTCTGAGTTAACAGATTGA